A genome region from Chelonia mydas isolate rCheMyd1 chromosome 24, rCheMyd1.pri.v2, whole genome shotgun sequence includes the following:
- the LOC102932106 gene encoding probable G-protein coupled receptor 33 isoform X1 — MDDHFRSWFAACGSQGVGGGGACRRHRVKGSELNTQGRAPACWGQSHVRFPGQTHTIEVSLCAGSCISQGTMDTTLPPTTGENSSHTPAAASSAHLASAMLLFATFLVGVVGNGLYLWVLGLKMGRTVNTVWFLSLVSSHLLLTLLIPFFIVSLIMDLDWVFGTAMCKILNTCISLGMFSSVFILTLISLDRYTLTHHPIWSWIHRTVPRARKLVVGVWLASFCISTPYLAFRETRVVDGGRIICINNYALSRDWNGAEPQGLGRRVHVAVFTVRFLLGFLLPFCTITGCYVRVALKLKEKKLTWAGKPSKVMVAVMVSFFLGWLPYHLYHGLKLSKKEVPESVMGTLLVIYTFTSCFNACFSPILYLFVGEKFWQVFRTSFLTLVKAAFVDDLGSSASESRGRYENAQQV, encoded by the exons ATGGATGATCATTTCCGTTCATGGTTTGCAGCTTGTGGATCTCAGGGAGTAGGTGGAGGTGGAGCATGTAGAAGACACAGAGTTAAGGGGAGTGAACTCAACACACAGGGGAGGGCTCCGGCGTGCTGGGGACAGAGTCACGTACGCTTTCCTGGGCAAACACACACGATCGAAGTTTCTCTCTGCGCTGGGTCCTGCATTTCCCAG GGTACCATGGACACGACTCTCCCACCAACCACTGGGGAAAATTCCAGCCATACCCCAGCAGCTGCGAGCTCCGCTCACCTGGCCTCTGCAATGTTGCTCTTCGCCACCTTCCTGGTGGGTGTGGTGGGGAACGGGCTGTACCTGTGGGTGCTAGGACTGAAGATGGGGAGGACGGTGAACACAGTCTGGTTCCTCTCCCTGGTCTCCTCGCACCTCCTTCTCACCCTGCTGATCCCCTTCTTCATCGTCTCCCTCATCATGGATTTAGACTGGGTTTTCGGCACAGCCATGTGCAAGATCCTCAATACCTGCATCTCTCTGGGCATGTTCTCCTCTGTCTTCATTCTCACACTCATCAGCCTGGACCGCTACACCCTCACTCACCACCCCATCTGGAGCTGGATTCACCGCACCGTGCCCCGGGCTAGGAAGCTGGTTGTGGGCGTGTGGCTGGCCTCCTTCTGTATCAGCACTCCCTACCTGGCTTTCCGGGAGACCCGGGTGGTGGACGGGGGCAGAATCATCTGCATTAACAATTACGCCCTCTCCAGAGACTGGAATGGAGCCGAGCCACAGGGGCTGGGGAGACGGGTCCACGTGGCTGTCTTCACAGTCCGGTTCCTGCTgggcttcctgctgcccttcTGCACCATCACGGGATGCTATGTCCGCGTGGCGCTGAAGCTGAAGGAGAAGAAGCTGACGTGGGCTGGGAAGCCCTCCAAAGTCATGGTGGCTGTGATGGTTTCCTTCTTTCTTGGCTGGCTGCCCTACCACCTCTACCACGGCTTGAAGCTCTCCAAGAAGGAGGTGCCAGAGTCAGTGATGGGCACCCTCTTGGTCATTTACACCTTCACGTCCTGCTTCAATGCCTGCTTCAGCCCCATCCTCTATCTCTTTGTGGGAGAGAAGTTCTGGCAGGTCTTCAGGACGTCTTTTCTCACTCTGGTCAAAGCGGCTTTTGTCGACGATCTCGGCAGCAGTGCCTCCGAGTCTCGTGGAAGATATGAGAACGCACAACAGGTgtga
- the LOC102932106 gene encoding probable G-protein coupled receptor 33 isoform X2 has product MTLKGFLLRASLLFFIYSPVQPWHPTFVQRGSRKPIRNCSSLERRKNSSLTRPWGALSQVEGTMDTTLPPTTGENSSHTPAAASSAHLASAMLLFATFLVGVVGNGLYLWVLGLKMGRTVNTVWFLSLVSSHLLLTLLIPFFIVSLIMDLDWVFGTAMCKILNTCISLGMFSSVFILTLISLDRYTLTHHPIWSWIHRTVPRARKLVVGVWLASFCISTPYLAFRETRVVDGGRIICINNYALSRDWNGAEPQGLGRRVHVAVFTVRFLLGFLLPFCTITGCYVRVALKLKEKKLTWAGKPSKVMVAVMVSFFLGWLPYHLYHGLKLSKKEVPESVMGTLLVIYTFTSCFNACFSPILYLFVGEKFWQVFRTSFLTLVKAAFVDDLGSSASESRGRYENAQQV; this is encoded by the exons ATGACTTTGAAAGGCTTCCTGCTCCGCGCCAGCCTCCTCTTCTTCATCTACAGCCCCGTCCAGCCATGGCATCCCACGTTTGTGCAGaggggaagcaggaagcctatcaggaattgctcttctctggagagGAGAAAGAACTCCAGTCTAACAAGGCCATGGGGGGCGCTGTCCCAGGTAGAG GGTACCATGGACACGACTCTCCCACCAACCACTGGGGAAAATTCCAGCCATACCCCAGCAGCTGCGAGCTCCGCTCACCTGGCCTCTGCAATGTTGCTCTTCGCCACCTTCCTGGTGGGTGTGGTGGGGAACGGGCTGTACCTGTGGGTGCTAGGACTGAAGATGGGGAGGACGGTGAACACAGTCTGGTTCCTCTCCCTGGTCTCCTCGCACCTCCTTCTCACCCTGCTGATCCCCTTCTTCATCGTCTCCCTCATCATGGATTTAGACTGGGTTTTCGGCACAGCCATGTGCAAGATCCTCAATACCTGCATCTCTCTGGGCATGTTCTCCTCTGTCTTCATTCTCACACTCATCAGCCTGGACCGCTACACCCTCACTCACCACCCCATCTGGAGCTGGATTCACCGCACCGTGCCCCGGGCTAGGAAGCTGGTTGTGGGCGTGTGGCTGGCCTCCTTCTGTATCAGCACTCCCTACCTGGCTTTCCGGGAGACCCGGGTGGTGGACGGGGGCAGAATCATCTGCATTAACAATTACGCCCTCTCCAGAGACTGGAATGGAGCCGAGCCACAGGGGCTGGGGAGACGGGTCCACGTGGCTGTCTTCACAGTCCGGTTCCTGCTgggcttcctgctgcccttcTGCACCATCACGGGATGCTATGTCCGCGTGGCGCTGAAGCTGAAGGAGAAGAAGCTGACGTGGGCTGGGAAGCCCTCCAAAGTCATGGTGGCTGTGATGGTTTCCTTCTTTCTTGGCTGGCTGCCCTACCACCTCTACCACGGCTTGAAGCTCTCCAAGAAGGAGGTGCCAGAGTCAGTGATGGGCACCCTCTTGGTCATTTACACCTTCACGTCCTGCTTCAATGCCTGCTTCAGCCCCATCCTCTATCTCTTTGTGGGAGAGAAGTTCTGGCAGGTCTTCAGGACGTCTTTTCTCACTCTGGTCAAAGCGGCTTTTGTCGACGATCTCGGCAGCAGTGCCTCCGAGTCTCGTGGAAGATATGAGAACGCACAACAGGTgtga
- the LOC102932106 gene encoding probable G-protein coupled receptor 33 isoform X3 yields the protein MDTTLPPTTGENSSHTPAAASSAHLASAMLLFATFLVGVVGNGLYLWVLGLKMGRTVNTVWFLSLVSSHLLLTLLIPFFIVSLIMDLDWVFGTAMCKILNTCISLGMFSSVFILTLISLDRYTLTHHPIWSWIHRTVPRARKLVVGVWLASFCISTPYLAFRETRVVDGGRIICINNYALSRDWNGAEPQGLGRRVHVAVFTVRFLLGFLLPFCTITGCYVRVALKLKEKKLTWAGKPSKVMVAVMVSFFLGWLPYHLYHGLKLSKKEVPESVMGTLLVIYTFTSCFNACFSPILYLFVGEKFWQVFRTSFLTLVKAAFVDDLGSSASESRGRYENAQQV from the coding sequence ATGGACACGACTCTCCCACCAACCACTGGGGAAAATTCCAGCCATACCCCAGCAGCTGCGAGCTCCGCTCACCTGGCCTCTGCAATGTTGCTCTTCGCCACCTTCCTGGTGGGTGTGGTGGGGAACGGGCTGTACCTGTGGGTGCTAGGACTGAAGATGGGGAGGACGGTGAACACAGTCTGGTTCCTCTCCCTGGTCTCCTCGCACCTCCTTCTCACCCTGCTGATCCCCTTCTTCATCGTCTCCCTCATCATGGATTTAGACTGGGTTTTCGGCACAGCCATGTGCAAGATCCTCAATACCTGCATCTCTCTGGGCATGTTCTCCTCTGTCTTCATTCTCACACTCATCAGCCTGGACCGCTACACCCTCACTCACCACCCCATCTGGAGCTGGATTCACCGCACCGTGCCCCGGGCTAGGAAGCTGGTTGTGGGCGTGTGGCTGGCCTCCTTCTGTATCAGCACTCCCTACCTGGCTTTCCGGGAGACCCGGGTGGTGGACGGGGGCAGAATCATCTGCATTAACAATTACGCCCTCTCCAGAGACTGGAATGGAGCCGAGCCACAGGGGCTGGGGAGACGGGTCCACGTGGCTGTCTTCACAGTCCGGTTCCTGCTgggcttcctgctgcccttcTGCACCATCACGGGATGCTATGTCCGCGTGGCGCTGAAGCTGAAGGAGAAGAAGCTGACGTGGGCTGGGAAGCCCTCCAAAGTCATGGTGGCTGTGATGGTTTCCTTCTTTCTTGGCTGGCTGCCCTACCACCTCTACCACGGCTTGAAGCTCTCCAAGAAGGAGGTGCCAGAGTCAGTGATGGGCACCCTCTTGGTCATTTACACCTTCACGTCCTGCTTCAATGCCTGCTTCAGCCCCATCCTCTATCTCTTTGTGGGAGAGAAGTTCTGGCAGGTCTTCAGGACGTCTTTTCTCACTCTGGTCAAAGCGGCTTTTGTCGACGATCTCGGCAGCAGTGCCTCCGAGTCTCGTGGAAGATATGAGAACGCACAACAGGTgtga
- the LOC102936258 gene encoding probable G-protein coupled receptor 33 isoform X1 has translation MDDHFRSRFAACGSQGVGGGGACRRHRVKGSELNTQGRAPACWGQSHVRFAGQTHTIEVSLCAGSCVSQGTMDTTLPPTTGENSSQTPAAASSAHLASAVLLFATFLVGVVGNGLYLWVLGLKMRRTVTTLLFLSLVSSYLLFTLLIPFFIVSLVMGFHWVFGTAMCKILNTCISLGMFSSVFILTVISLDRYTLTHHPIWCRNHRTLPRAGKMVMGVWLASFCISTPYLAFRETRVLDGDRIICINNYALSRDWNGAEPQGLGRRVHVAVFTVRFLLGFLLPFCTITGCYVHVGLKMKEKKLMWAGKPFKVMVAAMVSFFLGWLPYHLYHGLKLYKKEVPESVMGTLLVIYTFTSCFNACFTPILYLFVGEKFWQVFRTSFLTLVKAAFVDDLGSSASESSGRYENAQQVLRFLPHSEL, from the exons ATGGATGATCATTTCCGTTCACGGTTTGCAGCTTGTGGATCTCAGGGAGtaggtgggggtggagcatgtaGAAGACACAGAGTTAAGGGGAGTGAACTCAACACACAGGGGAGGGCTCCGGCGTGCTGGGGACAGAGTCACGTACGCTTTGCTGGGCAAACACACACGATCGAAGTTTCTCTCTGCGCTGGGTCCTGCGTTTCCCAG GGTACCATGGACACGACTCTCCCACCAACCACTGGGGAAAATTCCAGCCAGACCCCAGCAGCTGCGAGCTCCGCTCACCTGGCCTCTGCAGTGTTGCTCTTTGCCACCTTCCTGGTGGGTGTGGTGGGGAACGGGCTGTACCTGTGGGTGCTAGGACTGAAGATGAGGAGGACGGTGACCACGCTCTTGTTCCTCTCCCTGGTCTCCTCCTATCTCCTCTTCACCCTGCTGATCCCCTTCTTCATCGTCTCCCTCGTCATGGGTTTCCACTGGGTCTTCGGCACAGCCATGTGCAAGATCCTCAATACCTGCATCTCTCTGGGCATGTTCTCCTCTGTCTTCATTCTCACAGTCATCAGCCTGGACCGCTACACCCTCACTCACCACCCCATCTGGTGCCGGAATCACCGCACCCTGCCCCGGGCTGGGAAGATGGTTATGGGCGTGTGGCTGGCCTCCTTCTGTATCAGCACTCCCTACCTGGCTTTCCGGGAGACCCGGGTGTTGGACGGGGACAGAATCATCTGCATTAACAATTACGCCCTCTCCAGAGACTGGAATGGAGCCGAGCCACAGGGGCTGGGGAGACGGGTCCACGTGGCTGTCTTCACAGTCCGGTTCCTGCTgggcttcctgctgcccttcTGCACCATCACGGGATGCTATGTCCATGTTGGGCTGAAGATGAAGGAGAAGAAGCTGATGTGGGCTGGGAAGCCCTTCAAAGTCATGGTGGCCGCGATGGTTTCCTTCTTTCTTGGCTGGCTGCCCTACCACCTCTACCATGGCTTGAAGCTCTACAAGAAGGAGGTGCCAGAGTCAGTGATGGGCACCCTCTTGGTCATTTACACCTTCACGTCCTGCTTCAATGCCTGCTTCACCCCCATCCTCTATCTGTTTGTGGGAGAGAAGTTCTGGCAGGTCTTCAGGACATCTTTTCTCACTCTGGTCAAAGCGGCTTTTGTCGATGATCTCGGCAGCAGTGCCTCCGAGTCTAGTGGAAGATATGAGAACGCACAACAggtgttaaggttccttccccactctgaactctag
- the LOC102936258 gene encoding probable G-protein coupled receptor 33 isoform X3, with protein MAVTMTLKGFLLRASLLFFIYSPVQPWHPTFVQRGSRKPIRNCSSLERRKNSSLTRPWGALSQVEGTMDTTLPPTTGENSSQTPAAASSAHLASAVLLFATFLVGVVGNGLYLWVLGLKMRRTVTTLLFLSLVSSYLLFTLLIPFFIVSLVMGFHWVFGTAMCKILNTCISLGMFSSVFILTVISLDRYTLTHHPIWCRNHRTLPRAGKMVMGVWLASFCISTPYLAFRETRVLDGDRIICINNYALSRDWNGAEPQGLGRRVHVAVFTVRFLLGFLLPFCTITGCYVHVGLKMKEKKLMWAGKPFKVMVAAMVSFFLGWLPYHLYHGLKLYKKEVPESVMGTLLVIYTFTSCFNACFTPILYLFVGEKFWQVFRTSFLTLVKAAFVDDLGSSASESSGRYENAQQVLRFLPHSEL; from the exons ATGGCAGTTACCATGACTTTGAAAGGCTTCCTGCTCCGCGCCAGCCTCCTCTTCTTCATCTACAGCCCCGTCCAGCCATGGCATCCCACGTTTGTGCAGaggggaagcaggaagcctatcaggaattgctcttctctggagagGAGAAAGAACTCCAGTCTAACAAGGCCATGGGGGGCGCTGTCCCAGGTAGAG GGTACCATGGACACGACTCTCCCACCAACCACTGGGGAAAATTCCAGCCAGACCCCAGCAGCTGCGAGCTCCGCTCACCTGGCCTCTGCAGTGTTGCTCTTTGCCACCTTCCTGGTGGGTGTGGTGGGGAACGGGCTGTACCTGTGGGTGCTAGGACTGAAGATGAGGAGGACGGTGACCACGCTCTTGTTCCTCTCCCTGGTCTCCTCCTATCTCCTCTTCACCCTGCTGATCCCCTTCTTCATCGTCTCCCTCGTCATGGGTTTCCACTGGGTCTTCGGCACAGCCATGTGCAAGATCCTCAATACCTGCATCTCTCTGGGCATGTTCTCCTCTGTCTTCATTCTCACAGTCATCAGCCTGGACCGCTACACCCTCACTCACCACCCCATCTGGTGCCGGAATCACCGCACCCTGCCCCGGGCTGGGAAGATGGTTATGGGCGTGTGGCTGGCCTCCTTCTGTATCAGCACTCCCTACCTGGCTTTCCGGGAGACCCGGGTGTTGGACGGGGACAGAATCATCTGCATTAACAATTACGCCCTCTCCAGAGACTGGAATGGAGCCGAGCCACAGGGGCTGGGGAGACGGGTCCACGTGGCTGTCTTCACAGTCCGGTTCCTGCTgggcttcctgctgcccttcTGCACCATCACGGGATGCTATGTCCATGTTGGGCTGAAGATGAAGGAGAAGAAGCTGATGTGGGCTGGGAAGCCCTTCAAAGTCATGGTGGCCGCGATGGTTTCCTTCTTTCTTGGCTGGCTGCCCTACCACCTCTACCATGGCTTGAAGCTCTACAAGAAGGAGGTGCCAGAGTCAGTGATGGGCACCCTCTTGGTCATTTACACCTTCACGTCCTGCTTCAATGCCTGCTTCACCCCCATCCTCTATCTGTTTGTGGGAGAGAAGTTCTGGCAGGTCTTCAGGACATCTTTTCTCACTCTGGTCAAAGCGGCTTTTGTCGATGATCTCGGCAGCAGTGCCTCCGAGTCTAGTGGAAGATATGAGAACGCACAACAggtgttaaggttccttccccactctgaactctag
- the LOC102936258 gene encoding probable G-protein coupled receptor 33 isoform X2: MDDHFHSRFAACGSQGVGGGGACRRHRVKGSELNTQGRAQACWGQSHVRFAGQTHTIEVSLCAGSCIPQGTMDTTLPPTTGENSSQTPAAASSAHLASAVLLFATFLVGVVGNGLYLWVLGLKMRRTVTTLLFLSLVSSYLLFTLLIPFFIVSLVMGFHWVFGTAMCKILNTCISLGMFSSVFILTVISLDRYTLTHHPIWCRNHRTLPRAGKMVMGVWLASFCISTPYLAFRETRVLDGDRIICINNYALSRDWNGAEPQGLGRRVHVAVFTVRFLLGFLLPFCTITGCYVHVGLKMKEKKLMWAGKPFKVMVAAMVSFFLGWLPYHLYHGLKLYKKEVPESVMGTLLVIYTFTSCFNACFTPILYLFVGEKFWQVFRTSFLTLVKAAFVDDLGSSASESSGRYENAQQVLRFLPHSEL; this comes from the exons ATGGATGATCATTTCCATTCACGGTTTGCAGCTTGTGGATCTCAGGGAGtaggtgggggtggagcatgtaGAAGACACAGAGTTAAGGGGAGTGAACTCAACACACAGGGGAGGGCTCAGGCATGCTGGGGACAGAGTCACGTACGCTTTGCTGGGCAAACACACACGATCGAAGTTTCTCTCTGCGCTGGGTCCTGCATTCCCCAG GGTACCATGGACACGACTCTCCCACCAACCACTGGGGAAAATTCCAGCCAGACCCCAGCAGCTGCGAGCTCCGCTCACCTGGCCTCTGCAGTGTTGCTCTTTGCCACCTTCCTGGTGGGTGTGGTGGGGAACGGGCTGTACCTGTGGGTGCTAGGACTGAAGATGAGGAGGACGGTGACCACGCTCTTGTTCCTCTCCCTGGTCTCCTCCTATCTCCTCTTCACCCTGCTGATCCCCTTCTTCATCGTCTCCCTCGTCATGGGTTTCCACTGGGTCTTCGGCACAGCCATGTGCAAGATCCTCAATACCTGCATCTCTCTGGGCATGTTCTCCTCTGTCTTCATTCTCACAGTCATCAGCCTGGACCGCTACACCCTCACTCACCACCCCATCTGGTGCCGGAATCACCGCACCCTGCCCCGGGCTGGGAAGATGGTTATGGGCGTGTGGCTGGCCTCCTTCTGTATCAGCACTCCCTACCTGGCTTTCCGGGAGACCCGGGTGTTGGACGGGGACAGAATCATCTGCATTAACAATTACGCCCTCTCCAGAGACTGGAATGGAGCCGAGCCACAGGGGCTGGGGAGACGGGTCCACGTGGCTGTCTTCACAGTCCGGTTCCTGCTgggcttcctgctgcccttcTGCACCATCACGGGATGCTATGTCCATGTTGGGCTGAAGATGAAGGAGAAGAAGCTGATGTGGGCTGGGAAGCCCTTCAAAGTCATGGTGGCCGCGATGGTTTCCTTCTTTCTTGGCTGGCTGCCCTACCACCTCTACCATGGCTTGAAGCTCTACAAGAAGGAGGTGCCAGAGTCAGTGATGGGCACCCTCTTGGTCATTTACACCTTCACGTCCTGCTTCAATGCCTGCTTCACCCCCATCCTCTATCTGTTTGTGGGAGAGAAGTTCTGGCAGGTCTTCAGGACATCTTTTCTCACTCTGGTCAAAGCGGCTTTTGTCGATGATCTCGGCAGCAGTGCCTCCGAGTCTAGTGGAAGATATGAGAACGCACAACAggtgttaaggttccttccccactctgaactctag
- the LOC102936258 gene encoding probable G-protein coupled receptor 33 isoform X4, translating to MDTTLPPTTGENSSQTPAAASSAHLASAVLLFATFLVGVVGNGLYLWVLGLKMRRTVTTLLFLSLVSSYLLFTLLIPFFIVSLVMGFHWVFGTAMCKILNTCISLGMFSSVFILTVISLDRYTLTHHPIWCRNHRTLPRAGKMVMGVWLASFCISTPYLAFRETRVLDGDRIICINNYALSRDWNGAEPQGLGRRVHVAVFTVRFLLGFLLPFCTITGCYVHVGLKMKEKKLMWAGKPFKVMVAAMVSFFLGWLPYHLYHGLKLYKKEVPESVMGTLLVIYTFTSCFNACFTPILYLFVGEKFWQVFRTSFLTLVKAAFVDDLGSSASESSGRYENAQQVLRFLPHSEL from the coding sequence ATGGACACGACTCTCCCACCAACCACTGGGGAAAATTCCAGCCAGACCCCAGCAGCTGCGAGCTCCGCTCACCTGGCCTCTGCAGTGTTGCTCTTTGCCACCTTCCTGGTGGGTGTGGTGGGGAACGGGCTGTACCTGTGGGTGCTAGGACTGAAGATGAGGAGGACGGTGACCACGCTCTTGTTCCTCTCCCTGGTCTCCTCCTATCTCCTCTTCACCCTGCTGATCCCCTTCTTCATCGTCTCCCTCGTCATGGGTTTCCACTGGGTCTTCGGCACAGCCATGTGCAAGATCCTCAATACCTGCATCTCTCTGGGCATGTTCTCCTCTGTCTTCATTCTCACAGTCATCAGCCTGGACCGCTACACCCTCACTCACCACCCCATCTGGTGCCGGAATCACCGCACCCTGCCCCGGGCTGGGAAGATGGTTATGGGCGTGTGGCTGGCCTCCTTCTGTATCAGCACTCCCTACCTGGCTTTCCGGGAGACCCGGGTGTTGGACGGGGACAGAATCATCTGCATTAACAATTACGCCCTCTCCAGAGACTGGAATGGAGCCGAGCCACAGGGGCTGGGGAGACGGGTCCACGTGGCTGTCTTCACAGTCCGGTTCCTGCTgggcttcctgctgcccttcTGCACCATCACGGGATGCTATGTCCATGTTGGGCTGAAGATGAAGGAGAAGAAGCTGATGTGGGCTGGGAAGCCCTTCAAAGTCATGGTGGCCGCGATGGTTTCCTTCTTTCTTGGCTGGCTGCCCTACCACCTCTACCATGGCTTGAAGCTCTACAAGAAGGAGGTGCCAGAGTCAGTGATGGGCACCCTCTTGGTCATTTACACCTTCACGTCCTGCTTCAATGCCTGCTTCACCCCCATCCTCTATCTGTTTGTGGGAGAGAAGTTCTGGCAGGTCTTCAGGACATCTTTTCTCACTCTGGTCAAAGCGGCTTTTGTCGATGATCTCGGCAGCAGTGCCTCCGAGTCTAGTGGAAGATATGAGAACGCACAACAggtgttaaggttccttccccactctgaactctag
- the LOC114018191 gene encoding C3a anaphylatoxin chemotactic receptor, with product MNGSCAPRNTTGAVEDTMRHIAIGTNALVLGLGLAGNGLVIWITTVGQAGPPTFPSACYLHLAVADLLFSAGRIPAIVQEALRSRWPFGRALCKLHSFARYLVVFAGVFVLTLISLHRCLLVAQPVWVRNHCRPRLGCWLIAGAWFLAICFSVPYLVLRDVETRHGESFCVYRRDLRRFAEMPLRLSRFLGGFLVPFAIIATSYVVLTWKLRRRSWEGSRRTSALVLAVVALFFVCWLPHHILVLLGLGLPPQLSQPCAVWAGGVRLEQGAPEGLLPGHLPQGPG from the coding sequence ATGAACGGCTCCTGTGCCCCCCGCAACACCACGGGGGCTGTGGAGGACACCATGCGGCACATCGCCATCGGCACCAACGCCCTGGTtttggggctgggcctggccggCAATGGGCTGGTGATCTGGATCACCACGGTTGGCCAGGCCGGGCCGCCCACCTTCCCCTCGGCTTGCTACCTCCACCTGGCCGTGGCCGACCTGCTCTTCTCCGCCGGGCGCATCCCCGCCATCGTCCAGGAGGCCTTGAGGTCCCGCTGGCCCTTCGGCCGAGCTCTCTGCAAGCTCCACTCCTTCGCTCGCTACTTGGTCGTCTTCGCCGGCGTCTTCGTGCTCACCCTCATCAGCCTCCACCGCTGCTTGCTGGTGGCTCAGCCCGTCTGGGTCCGGAACCACTGCAGGCCCCGGCTTGGGTGTTGGCTGATCGCTGGGGCCTGGTTCCTGGCCATCTGCTTCAGCGTCCCTTACCTGGTGCTCAGGGACGTGGAGACCAGACACGGGGAGTCCTTCTGCGTCTACCGGAGAGACCTGCGGCGTTTCGCCGAGATGCCCCTGAGGTTGAGCCGGTTCCTGGGCGGGTTTCTGGTCCCTTTCGCCATCATCGCCACATCCTACGTGGTCTTGACTTGGAAGCTGAGGAGAAGAAGCTGGGAGGGCTCCCGGCGGACCTCCGCCTTGGTGCTGGCCGTGGTGGCTCTCTTCTTTGTTTGCTGGTTGCCCCATCACATCCTGGTGCTGCTGGGCCTTGGCCTACCTCCACAGCTGTCTCAACCCTGTGCTGTATGGGCTGGTGGGGTACGCCTGGAGCAGGGGGCGCCGGAGGGGCTCCTTCCTGGGCATCTTCCGCAGGGCCctggctga